In Pseudoliparis swirei isolate HS2019 ecotype Mariana Trench chromosome 22, NWPU_hadal_v1, whole genome shotgun sequence, the DNA window TGTCGTCttttgtgacaaaaaaaaagcttGAAAAGATTCTAAACTGTAAATGTAGGAGTTGATTGAGGAGCGGTGGTAAAGCAGAGAAAAGCCAAAGCACACGGGGCACATTCTGAAATACTCCCTCAACCCTCGCTtcacatttcttgttttcagtgCCGGTGCTTTTTCAGAAGAGCGTTTGTGCCTCGTGTCACCCACAGGTGCCGGTATCTCAGAGATGCAAGTCGACCCGAAGAAGGACGAAGCCTCGTGGAATGGATTCCGTGGATGCATGCTCAACATCACTAAAGCCATCCCTGTTGAGAAGCACCAGAGCACGCTCCTCTTCCTGGGAGCGACGGCTGGAATGAGACTGCTGCAGTAAGAAAGTGTTACGAGAATCGGTCTTCAGTGAGGAAGTCGAGACCATTTAGCCCCATTAATGCACGACATGTTGATGAGTGTTTATGATGGAAGCCTTCAGGCCCTCtaagtcctcctccctcagtctCTACACCAGGCTAACCGTCCCCTGGCTACCTCTAGCTTTGTAGTGTACAACCATAAGAGGGGTATTAATGTTCTTATCTAACAAATTTGTAatgtgtattttgttgttgttatacttaatattttattttggtatttttacAGTTAAACAAGAAATACAACCTCCAAAAATaagaatgcattttttttaaatgaaccatgcatctggccataaagaaacacaaataaaaatgtttaagcAGGAAGATAATTATAAATAagataacaaaacaaacaaaacatccatgcaacacttcaccaacgtcgtcagtcaatcataaatttggtccaacaaacagatctctagtaaaaatatatatattcaaagagttGTATTCCCAGGGTATCTTTAACTTAGTTTTAaacgtatatatacatttgggTTGCATCTTGGTGACACATTGTGTTTGCCCTGAGATGCAATGTGTATTTAACAAAATAACTGTCATGACGCCACTCCAGTTTCAAGGAGCATCTGTAATTATGGAGCTGCTTCTGCTTTGCTTGAAGTGAGAAGGATGAACAGAAGTCCAATGAAATCCTGGGAAGTCTCAGAGAATACCTGAAGACGCTGCCTTTCAGCTTCCAAAACGCTTCCATCATCACGGGTCAGGAGGAAGGGCTGTACGGCTGGGTCACGGTCAACTACCTCATGGGAAACCTCCTCATGGTGAGAAGCCGGTCCACGTGTCCTTCTCCCTCacagacaagaagaagaaggctgctCCACCACCAGGGAGGTCACATGGCTCATCATGTAATAACCTTTCCCATTATACTTGTAGAAACACTTTTGGAACATCTACGCACACCCAAAAGGGGAAAAGACCATCGGGTCCATGGACCTCGGGGGAGCGTCCACACAGATTGCCTTCGCGGTCCAGGAGGATCTCCAGGACCGGACTATTTGCACGTCAAGCTGTACGGCTACCCGTACAACGTCTACACACACAGTTTCCTCTGCTACGGCAAAAATGAGGCTGGGAAGAGGATCCTGGACAAAATAGTGAAGGTGCACATCTTTTCTTTCCGTCctctgcatgcgtgtgtgttcagAAGACATGCAAAGCCACATCTTCCTCACGCCGTGAGGGTGAGCGCGGCGGTGGGAGTGTGTGTCGTTTAGCATGCGTGTGCAAGCCCACATCCATTAAGGCCCAGTGAACCACTGATTAGTGCACACTGCTGTCCCGGAGTTACTGTAACGCAAAGTCCAGGATGCATTATGTCATAAAGAATATTGATCGTCTACgtcatacgtgtcaaactcaaaatgtggcccgccacgtcattttatgtggcccgcgacggcatgaaataaatatgatgccttttcttaaaaaagggagggcaaaaaatcttgtgcttttattttgaaggtcattttttttgcagcggactGCGATCTGTTCACGCtggagaggcgaacccttgcgttgctttactaaatgtactcgcgtgagttcagtcgccggactatttgtcacgttctcttcactcgcgctagaagcgccggagagggggcgtggcttatcgtggcataacagttcgttaccaccgtccaccacggaagaaatacacactctttgttctgttgaggaagtcccacacgtgggaccatcaagccctcgagtctgggttaataatattaatatagcaTATTATATAAGCCGTagccgcacgcagcttctccaggagctgcggctggatgacggccgcttccagacgatcgatatcctccataggttctgattcaacggtatgacgtcagtgacgtcacgcggagcatttcaacagtctcacctacttttaccgcccgagtttaaaaaatcagcccgaatgaggcgcatttttcgcgtcctgtcattcacgcgcccggcggacatccagacgcgcgtgcgtgcgcgcgtgaccacattgactttgtcttaacaaacatccccagttcccctattatgaattcctccatcaggtctatgtcagtggtcactaaggttgaagtgagtgctgcttcatgttgttcagtatttataatatagtcaaaagttaatgttgaacatgtgaatcttttttaattacccttgtttaatttatttagagtttgtgtataaaagctgctcctcaagactctgacttgtagagcagctttatgtgtcataggttcagtgagtgagacatgaattacatcttttgaggctttttaaaaccagacttttttatttcatgtttatgcatgaaagcactgtttagatattttttaaagtctgaagttactgagtaataatgtatgttgtattaccttgtgtccttaagattcacttgtttgttcataattgactgtcaaagggaatattactacatcgttttgttgtgcataatgtgatattctgaactctcaggttcaaactgcaccatcttttcattaaatacatttgagaagttacaAATGttcctcgatttaggtctcagcttgtcatgcaggggtgatagtgcgtcccaaagccagaccagtagagaaccactgccccagaccagtggagaaccactacccagaccagtggagaaccactgcccagaccagtggagaaccactacccagaccagtggagaaccactgcccagaccagtggagaaccactgcccagaccagtggagaaccactgcccagacaatgagaaccactgcccagaccggTGGagaccactgcccagaccagtagagaaccactgcccagaccagtggagaaccactacccagaccagtggagaaccactgcccagaccagtagagaaccactgccccagaccagtggagaaccactgcccagaccagtggagaaccactgcccagaccagtggagaaccactacccagaccagtggagaaccactacccagaccagtggagaaccactacctaGACCAGTGNNNNNNNNNNNNNNNNNNNNNNNNNNNNNNNNNNNNNNNNNNNNNNNNNNNNNNNNNNNNNNNNNNNNNNNNNNNNNNNNNNNNNNNNNNNNNNNNNNNNNNNNNNNNNNNNNNNNNNNNNNNNNNNNNNNNNNNNNNNNNNNNNNNNNNNNNNNNNNNNNNNNNNNNNNNNNNNNNNNNNNNNNNNNNNNNNNNNNNNNNNNNNNNNNNNNNNNNNNNNNNNNNNNNNNNNNNNNNNNNNNNNNNNNNNNNNNNNNNNNNNNNNNNNNNNNNNNNNNNNNNNNNNNNNNNNNNNNNNNNNNNNNNNNNNNNNNNNNNNNNNNNNNNNNNNNNNNNNNNNNNNNNNNNNNNNNNNNNNNNNNNNNNNNNNNNNNNNNNNNNNNNNNNNNNNNNNNNNNNNNNNNNNNNNNNNNNNNNNNNNNNNNNNNNNNNNNNNNNNNNNNNNNNNNNNNNNNNNNNNNNNNNNNNNNNNNNNNNNNNNNNNNNNNNNNNNNNNNNNNNNNNNNNNNNNNNNNNNNNNNNNNNNNNNNNNNNNNNNNNNNNNNNNNNNNNNNNNNNNNNNNNNNNNNNNNNNNNNNNNNNNNNNNNNNNNNNNNNNNNNNNNNNNNNNNNNNNNNNNNNNNNNNNNNNNNNNNNNNNNNNNNNNNNNNNNNNNNNNNNNNNNNNNNNNNNNNNNNNNNNNNNNNNNNNNNNNNNNNNNNNNNNNNNNNNNNNNNNNNNNNNNNNNNNNNNNNNNNNNNNNNNNNNNNNNNNNNNNNNNNNNNNNNNNNNNNNNNNNNNNNNNNNNNNNNNNNNNNNNNNNNNNNNNNNNNNNNNNNNNNNNNNNNNNNNNNNNNNNNNNNNNNNNNNNNNNNNNNNNNNNNNNNNNNNNNNNNNNNNNNNNNNNNNNNNNNNNNNNNNNNNNNNNNNNNNNNNNNNNNNNNNNNNNNNNNNNNNNNNNNNNNNNNNNNNNNNNNNNNNNNNNNNNNNNNNNNNNNNNNNNNNNNNNNNNNNNNNNNNNaagagacaggtagacgtttcaagtagaaaccgtgaaaataattggtcacggttgataggagaaaatcctccaaatatacaccagggcatacaggggtttcaaggccattccacttgaggacagattactggttatgggcaagagattattaatcttgtccctaatagttaaaatcttttcattaaagaagttcataaagtcattaccactaaggtttataggaatgctgcccacagagctgtgatttctgtcagcctggctacagtgctgaagagaaacctggggttgttttttttttttcattattgatgagtaataggctgctctggcattacggagggccttcttatatgttttaagacatctcgccaaactaagcgggattcttcgagattattTCCCCTTCCAAGTtttgtgacgcttgcttcagtttgggtctgagggttataccaggagcaaacctccctTTCcccactgtcttcttcttcagaggggtatcgagtccagtgtcattctcagagagccatggcactgtcaacaagatgatcaatctgggagggactaaagttagaccaggggtcctctgttatattgagacggggatcaatcaaataaaaaattttaaatttataaatatattaaattattaaaattttaaaataaaatttttttatttattaaattatattttttaaatttttaaattaattttttttaaaattttatttatgtttttttaaaatttggggttatttttaaaaattttattttaaattttaaattattttttatgtgtTAGTTTTTTAAGGGGTTTATTGTTCGGTATTTTTaggttattataatattaaattatattatgtgttttatttttatattattattaatattattttattaaaatttaaaatttaaattaaatatttattaattaaatttatattattttattttaaataataaaaatataaattattttattattaattattattaatattatgtgttttaaatttatattaaatttttaattattaggtttatattttttaggttaaattattattgttaaattttatgttattattaaatttatgttataatttttaaatgtttaaattattatttattattatgtgttaaatgtttattgttattgtttatttaattgttaaattttaaaattttattttaatgttttttatattattaaaatattagtGTTATTTTAAAggtgtattaatttaaatttgttatatttttttaattttttttattaaattattattatttttatattattattattttatgttttaattaggttatttattttaaatataattattaaaagttatgtttttaaatatttattattatgtgttttatattaaatttagttattttattgtttattaaatattggtttatttaaaaattatgttatttattttaggtGTGTTatgtttaattatattattatgttattaaattaatattatattatgtttgtgtatttagtgtttattgtttaaattatattaaattatattaaattaaattattttaaaattatattaaatttttaaagtatttatttgttattttattaatttattaaattattttatatgtgtTAAATATgttagtatttatttttaaaattttttaaagttatattaaattttattaaattattattataattatgttaaattttttatttatttttaattatattataatattattgttattaataatattattaaaaatttgtgttatattaatattaattaatatatatttaaattattattaaattatttaaattaatttaaattatattaaaattatattaattaaaatgtaattaaattattattatttattaaattatattaaggtgtgttatttattataaatattagtgtttaaaaaattattaggggtttatattattattattttttatttatgtttaaagggttttatattattaattagtttattaattatgtttagtaattatttaaattattgtgttattttaattaatattaaaatgtgtttattaatttatgtgttttatgttaatgttatgtattattggtgtgttgttgtctgaagacagtggagaggGTTTTGTGgattcaggaggaatgcagccccacccgcctctcatcctgtgactcgtcgacgctgtggagtcctaccgccctgggctccatcatctcccaggacctcgtggagctgaacatcggctccatctccaaaaGGCCAGCAGGGATGTTCTTCCTGTGggagctgaggaaattcaacctgccaggaagatgatggtacagttctacccCGCcctcgttgagtccatcatctgccccCCCaacaccgtctggcaccctgcagccccagccaaagacaagtgcaggggTGCAGAGCATCCGcttcggccgagagggttatcggctgcaatctgccttccctccatctcctgttcacttccaggtcactgaaacgggccagaaagattgtgtgaccctcccaccctggacactcctgttcgagtcctcccgggaggaggctgcgggcCATCATGAGACcccccgccacaccaatagctttttccgacggTGGTCCCAAAGGACCCCGGGCTGCGACCTTTTACCCCGGGGGGTTACCtcttccccccttcctccctccttcttccccctttcttcccctccccccttttcctcccctccccctgggGGATTTTTTGCGGCCCAAAgggcccccctttcccccaaaaaaattttcccgGGGGGTTTTGGAGGAAAACTTCACCCGGAATAAaccttttctttcccccttcccctttctttgtttttccttttccccccatCCGTTAATTTTGGGTTTTattaaatttattaaaaaatttgttttttttgtaaaaattctttttaaaaaccgttttatttgatgtgtgtttattttaaaattggTTTTTGGTTAGGTGTTAGGGTGTTATGGGGTTTAAAAGGTgtttaaaattttattttttggtgTGTTAGGTggttttttatgtttaaaatttttatgttttttattttatttttataaaagaaattggttttaaaattttattttgtgttaggTTAGGGGTGTTAGGTGTGTTATGTTATTTAAAAATTTAAGTTtgggtgttttatttttttttaggttttattgtgtatttaatattttaggtgcattatttttttaggttttaaaatttttatgtAATTTTTGTTTAGGTTTAAAttttagggggaaaaaaaagtgtttaggtgtgttatgttaattttaaaaattttttattttattgggggttttttttgttatttatttaaaaattttttttaaaatttgggtgTTAAAATTTagtgtgttatttttattttaaaattttatttttaaaaaaaaattttttattttatttttttattttatttaaaaatttagGTGTTTATTTTTGGGTGTTTATGTTTAGGTGTTTGTTGGGTGTTaggtgtgtttatgttttttaaaattttatgtttagatgtttatgttttaaaaaGGGTGTTATGTGTGTTAGGTGTTTAGGTTGAAAGGCCAAAAaggttttttagtttttaaagagatgtatgtttttataGATCCTAACACCCCACGTTCTGTACAGACGAAAAGAGGCTGAACATTAAAAA includes these proteins:
- the LOC130212859 gene encoding ectonucleoside triphosphate diphosphohydrolase 3-like, encoding MQVDPKKDEASWNGFRGCMLNITKAIPVEKHQSTLLFLGATAGMRLLHEKDEQKSNEILGSLREYLKTLPFSFQNASIITGQEEGLYGWVTVNYLMGNLLMKHFWNIYAHPKGEKTIGSMDLGGASTQIAFAVQEDLQDRTICTSSCTATRTTSTHTVSSATAKMRLGRGSWTK